The Candidatus Binatia bacterium genome contains a region encoding:
- a CDS encoding aldo/keto reductase, producing the protein MRLRFFGSTGVAVPVVGQGTWRISTRSGRSAVAALGRGLDRGMTHIDTAEMYDDAEVVIAEAIGARRDEVFLVSKVLPDHASTAGVVGACEHSLSRLKTDRLDCYLLHWRGRHPLEDTIAGFERLVQDGKIVSWGVSNFDVRDLDEALAIAGPGRIACNQVLYHLEERSIEHGVIPWCEANAVAVVAYTPFGPDRFPAPSSPGGRALAKVATRIGATPRQVALAFLTRESSMFAIPKSASSVHTAENAGAGDIVLSDDDAQRIDAAFPVGARRSSLAML; encoded by the coding sequence ATGCGCCTGCGCTTCTTCGGCAGCACCGGTGTTGCCGTGCCCGTCGTCGGCCAGGGCACGTGGCGCATCAGCACGCGCAGCGGGCGCAGCGCGGTCGCTGCGCTCGGTCGCGGTCTCGACCGGGGGATGACCCACATCGACACCGCCGAGATGTACGACGACGCCGAGGTCGTGATCGCCGAGGCGATCGGCGCGCGCCGCGACGAGGTGTTCCTCGTCTCCAAGGTATTGCCTGACCACGCTTCGACGGCAGGCGTCGTGGGCGCCTGCGAACACTCGCTGTCGCGCCTGAAGACCGATCGCCTCGACTGCTATCTCCTCCACTGGCGAGGCCGTCATCCGCTGGAGGATACGATCGCAGGCTTCGAGCGGCTCGTGCAGGACGGGAAGATCGTTTCGTGGGGAGTCAGCAATTTCGACGTGCGCGATCTCGACGAAGCGCTTGCGATCGCCGGCCCCGGCCGCATTGCGTGCAACCAGGTGCTCTATCACCTCGAGGAGCGCAGCATCGAGCACGGCGTGATTCCGTGGTGCGAGGCCAACGCAGTTGCTGTCGTCGCGTACACCCCGTTCGGGCCCGATCGATTTCCTGCTCCGTCCTCGCCGGGAGGGCGGGCGCTGGCGAAAGTGGCGACGCGCATCGGCGCAACGCCGCGCCAGGTGGCGCTGGCGTTCCTTACGCGCGAATCGTCGATGTTCGCGATCCCGAAGTCCGCCAGCTCCGTGCACACGGCCGAGAACGCCGGTGCCGGCGACATCGTGCTTTCGGACGACGATGCGCAGCGGATCGATGCCGCGTTTCCCGTCGGCGCGCGGCGCTCCAGTCTCGCGATGCTGTAA
- a CDS encoding wax ester/triacylglycerol synthase family O-acyltransferase encodes MTTYSRLTALDRSFLDIEDRNTHMHVGATCIFECGPLHTAGGGIDIDRMRAYVDSRLHLLPRYRQHIAHIPLEGHPVWVDDDQFDIRYHVRHLSLPRPGCDRELKRLAGWINSQQLDRGKPLWELWVVEGLEQDRFAVIAKTHHCMIDGLAGADFLAVLLRADDDASIEEPPRWRPRRAPSSLDLVRDAALRRLTLPIRAARAIAGDPAGMWKNTRDLASALYETTAAAVQAASETPLNRPIGSHRRFDWLCFELEQVKAVKNRLGGTINDIVLASVAGGLRGYLDNRGVELDPSFLFRTFCPVGIHTSQRGNSGGNFVSAMMAELPVAERDPLARLALVRASTRSHKDAAPVHGTEVLEQLADELFPTMLARFASTIESSRAYNMVVTNVPGPQFPLYLLGAPMVASYPLVPLFGHQGVGIALLSYDGKLCWGFSADRDVVPDIHDLVEGIRHAFHELCAAAEVRVSKARLDEAPAASTPDGQRKTRRVAAVDLERAAVPG; translated from the coding sequence ATGACGACTTATTCGCGGCTTACGGCGCTCGACCGGTCTTTCCTCGACATCGAGGACCGCAACACCCACATGCACGTCGGCGCCACCTGCATCTTCGAGTGCGGTCCGCTGCACACCGCCGGCGGCGGCATCGACATCGACCGCATGCGCGCCTACGTCGACTCGCGACTTCACCTGCTTCCCCGTTATCGCCAGCACATCGCGCACATCCCGCTCGAAGGCCATCCGGTGTGGGTCGATGACGACCAATTCGACATCCGTTACCACGTCCGCCACCTGAGCCTTCCGCGCCCGGGCTGCGACAGGGAGCTCAAGCGCCTGGCGGGCTGGATCAATTCGCAGCAGCTCGATCGCGGCAAACCGCTGTGGGAGTTGTGGGTCGTCGAAGGTCTCGAGCAGGACCGCTTCGCGGTGATCGCAAAAACCCACCACTGCATGATCGACGGCCTGGCCGGCGCCGACTTCCTCGCAGTGCTGCTGCGGGCCGATGACGATGCGTCGATCGAGGAGCCGCCGCGCTGGCGGCCCCGGCGCGCGCCATCGTCGCTGGACCTGGTGCGCGATGCTGCGCTGCGCCGCCTGACGCTGCCGATCCGCGCCGCGCGCGCAATTGCCGGCGACCCTGCAGGAATGTGGAAGAACACGCGCGACCTGGCCAGCGCGCTGTATGAAACCACGGCCGCCGCGGTGCAGGCGGCTTCGGAGACGCCGCTCAACCGGCCGATCGGCAGCCACCGCCGCTTCGACTGGCTCTGCTTCGAGCTCGAGCAGGTCAAGGCCGTGAAGAACCGCCTCGGCGGCACCATCAACGACATCGTGCTGGCATCGGTCGCCGGCGGGCTGCGCGGCTACCTCGACAATCGCGGCGTCGAGCTCGATCCGTCGTTCCTGTTCCGGACGTTCTGTCCGGTCGGCATCCACACGTCGCAGAGAGGCAACAGTGGAGGCAACTTCGTCTCGGCGATGATGGCCGAGCTGCCGGTAGCCGAACGCGACCCGCTGGCGCGCCTTGCGCTGGTGCGCGCGTCGACCAGGAGCCACAAGGATGCGGCACCTGTGCACGGCACCGAGGTACTCGAGCAACTGGCCGACGAGCTGTTCCCGACGATGCTCGCCAGGTTTGCCTCGACCATCGAGAGCAGCCGCGCGTACAACATGGTCGTCACCAACGTCCCCGGACCGCAGTTCCCGCTCTACCTGCTCGGCGCACCGATGGTCGCGAGCTATCCGCTGGTGCCGCTGTTCGGCCACCAGGGAGTCGGAATCGCGCTGCTCAGCTACGACGGGAAGCTGTGCTGGGGCTTCAGCGCCGATCGCGACGTCGTTCCCGACATTCATGACCTTGTCGAAGGCATCCGGCACGCATTCCACGAGCTTTGCGCGGCCGCGGAGGTGCGTGTCAGCAAGGCTCGCCTCGACGAGGCACCCGCAGCGTCGACGCCGGACGGCCAGAGGAAAACGCGACGAGTCGCTGCGGTGGATCTCGAGCGCGCGGCCGTTCCAGGCTGA
- a CDS encoding TIGR04053 family radical SAM/SPASM domain-containing protein, translating to MTESPTPGPRPAAPRAAFDRGPIVAFYEATQACDLVCTHCRACAQPKRSARELSAGESKLLLEDLRRFAVPPLVVLTGGDPMKRPDIFDLVAHGTGIGLSMAMTPSATPLVTRQALRRLAECGLARLAVSIDGAGAASHDGLRGVPGSFARSLEILRDAREYGLSLQVNTTVHSGNAGELSQLAALLDGYSIALWSVFFLVPVGRAAADARIRPAEYETIFALLERESAWHKYAIKTTEAPHYRRFVMQKHEKKTAAGAAAPGDGLDRSIPAMSPSSTMSFMSAPGMAGTNDGNGVVFIGHTGLIHPSGFLPLACGRFPERSVVDVYQQHGLMKALRDCDHFAGKCGVCDYRHVCGGSRARSFALTGDAFGSDPDCVYQPPAWKQMRAATLAAARAASANEAPPSAPPFDEPSPPTGRP from the coding sequence ATGACGGAATCGCCGACTCCGGGGCCGCGCCCCGCCGCGCCGCGGGCAGCTTTCGACCGCGGCCCGATCGTCGCGTTCTACGAGGCTACCCAGGCCTGCGATCTCGTGTGCACCCATTGCCGGGCCTGCGCGCAGCCCAAGCGCAGCGCGCGAGAGCTGTCCGCCGGCGAGTCCAAGCTGCTGCTCGAGGACCTGCGCCGCTTTGCGGTGCCTCCGCTCGTCGTGTTGACCGGCGGCGACCCGATGAAGCGGCCCGACATCTTCGATCTCGTCGCACACGGCACCGGCATCGGCCTCTCGATGGCCATGACGCCGTCGGCCACGCCGCTCGTCACGCGCCAGGCGCTGCGACGGCTGGCCGAATGCGGGCTGGCGCGCCTCGCCGTCAGTATCGACGGTGCAGGCGCGGCCAGCCACGACGGCCTGCGCGGCGTGCCCGGCAGCTTTGCGCGAAGCCTGGAGATCCTGCGCGACGCGCGCGAATACGGGTTGTCGCTGCAGGTGAACACGACGGTCCATTCGGGCAACGCCGGCGAGCTTTCGCAGCTGGCGGCGCTGCTGGACGGCTATTCGATCGCGCTCTGGTCGGTGTTCTTCCTCGTGCCGGTGGGAAGGGCTGCTGCGGACGCACGCATCCGTCCCGCCGAGTACGAAACGATCTTCGCGCTGCTCGAGCGCGAGTCGGCGTGGCACAAGTACGCGATCAAGACCACCGAGGCGCCGCATTACCGCCGCTTCGTGATGCAGAAGCACGAGAAGAAGACGGCCGCCGGCGCGGCGGCCCCTGGCGACGGTCTCGATCGCTCCATTCCCGCGATGTCCCCGTCGTCCACGATGTCGTTCATGAGTGCACCCGGCATGGCGGGCACCAACGACGGAAACGGCGTCGTGTTCATCGGGCACACGGGCCTGATTCATCCGAGCGGATTTCTTCCGCTTGCCTGCGGCCGTTTTCCCGAACGGTCGGTCGTCGACGTCTACCAGCAGCACGGACTGATGAAGGCGCTGCGCGACTGCGACCACTTCGCCGGCAAGTGCGGTGTCTGCGATTACCGCCACGTGTGCGGAGGCTCGCGTGCGCGCAGCTTCGCGCTTACCGGCGACGCGTTCGGCTCCGATCCCGACTGCGTCTACCAGCCGCCCGCGTGGAAACAGATGCGTGCGGCGACGTTGGCTGCCGCTCGCGCAGCGTCCGCCAACGAGGCGCCGCCCTCTGCGCCGCCATTCGACGAGCCGTCGCCGCCGACAGGCCGGCCGTAG